A window from Carassius gibelio isolate Cgi1373 ecotype wild population from Czech Republic chromosome B3, carGib1.2-hapl.c, whole genome shotgun sequence encodes these proteins:
- the LOC127952101 gene encoding LOW QUALITY PROTEIN: neurofilament heavy polypeptide-like (The sequence of the model RefSeq protein was modified relative to this genomic sequence to represent the inferred CDS: substituted 2 bases at 2 genomic stop codons) has protein sequence MQSILTEHDTEEPPKTDKPFKREEHLKTEVPPKKEEFPKRDEQSKTDKWEADQLSKRGEPSQTEESLKTDALPRKEEPPEPDKPSKKESLKTEESTKKEEPPETDKPSKSEDHLNTEVPPKKEELPKLKEQSKTDESSEAGQLSKKDELSKTEEPSMTEKPSKTEEPLKTEEPPKKEQPPKTDKPSKSEEHLNTEKDEHSKTEEFLKTEESPKKEELSKKDKPSKKESLKTDALPRKEEPPETDKPAKSEDHLNTEVPPKKEELPKLKEQSKTDESSEAGQLSKKDELSKTEEPSKTEKPSKTEEPLKTEEPPKKEQPPKTDKPSKSEEHLNTEVLPKKEERPKRKEPSKTEEYTEAGQLSKKDEISKTGELPKTEKSLKKEEPPKTDEPPKTDKPSKSEEYLNKEELPKKEERPKREEPSNTDESEADQLSKRGEPSQTEKFLKTEEPPQKEEPPKIDKPSKKVLPKKEELPKREEPSKTDESEAGQQSKKDELSKTGGPSKTEESLKTEEPNKKEEPPKPDKHPKSEEHLNIEVPPKKEELFEREEPLKADESEARQLSKKDELSKTREPSKIEESLKTEESPKKEEHPETDKHFKSEEYLKTDVPPKKEELFKREEPSKTDESSEAGQLSKKDVLSKKGEPIKTKESLKTEESLKTEESTKKEEPPETDKPSKSEEHLKTDVPPKKELPELKEQSKTNESSEAGQLSKKDELSKTGEPSKAEKYLKTEEPPKKEEPPETDKPSKSEEHLITEANFQRQENLLRQKNLXKQWNLQXKSNLLRETNLLRRNL, from the exons aTGCAAAGTATTCTTACAGAACATGACACAGAGGAACCTCCTAAGACAGACAAACCTTTTAAGAGGGAGGAGCATCTAAAAACAGAggtacctccaaagaaagaagaatTTCCTAAGAGAGACGAGCAATCAAAGACAGATAAATGGGAGGCAGACCAACTTTCAAAGAGAGGAGAACCTTCTCAGACAGAAGAATCTCTGAAAACAGATGCATTACCAAGGAAAGAGGAACCTCCTGAGCCAGATAAACCTTCTAAAA AGGaatctctgaaaacagaggaatcaaCAAAGAAAGAGGAACCTCCTGAGACAGATAAACCTTCTAAGAGTGAGGATCATCTAAATACAGAggtacctccaaagaaagaagaacttcctAAGTTAAAGGAGCaatcaaagacagatgaatcttcAGAGGCAGGCCAACTTTCAAAGAAAGATGAACTTTCAAAGACAGAAGAACCTTCTATGACAGAAAAACCTTCTAAGACAGAAGAacctctgaaaacagaggaacctCCAAAGAAAGAGCAACCTCCTAAGACAGACAAACCTTCTAAGAGTGAGGAGCATCTAAATACAGAG AAGGATGAACATTCTAAGACAGAAGAatttctgaaaacagaggaatcacCAAAGAAAGAGGAACTTTCCAAGAAAGACAAACCTTCTAAGA AGGAATCTCTGAAAACAGATGCATTACCAAGGAAAGAGGAACCTCCTGAGACAGATAAACCTGCTAAGAGTGAGGATCATCTAAATACAGAggtacctccaaagaaagaagaacttcctAAGTTAAAGGAGCaatcaaagacagatgaatcttcAGAGGCAGGCCAACTTTCAAAGAAAGATGAACTTTCAAAGACAGAAGAACCTTCTAAGACAGAAAAACCTTCTAAGACAGAAGAacctctgaaaacagaggaacctCCAAAGAAAGAGCAACCTCCTAAGACAGACAAACCTTCTAAGAGTGAGGAGCATCTAAATACAGAGGTActtccaaagaaagaagaacgTCCTAAGAGAaaggagccatcaaagacagaaGAATATACAGAGGCAGGCCAACTTTCAAAGAAAGATGAAATTTCAAAGACAGGAGAGCTTCCTAAGACAGAAAAATCTCTGAAAAAAGAGGAACCTCCAAAGACAGATGAACCTCCTAAAACAGACAAACCTTCTAAGAGTGAGGAGTATCTAAATAAAGAGGAActtccaaagaaagaagaacgtcctaagagagaggagccatcaaatACAGATGAATCAGAAGCAGACCAACTTTCAAAGAGAGGAGAACCTTCTCAAACAGAAAAatttctgaaaacagaggaacctCCACAGAAAGAGGAACCTCCTAAGATAGATAAACCGTCTAAGA AGGTActtccaaagaaagaagaacttcctaagagagaggagccatcaaagactGATGAATCAGAGGCAGGCCAACAATCAAAGAAAGATGAACTTTCAAAGACAGGAGGACCCTCTAAGACAGAAGaatctctgaaaacagaggaaccaAATAAGAAAGAGGAACCTCCTAAGCCAGACAAACATCCTAAGAGCGAGGAGCATCTAAATATAGAggtacctccaaagaaagaagaactttttgaGAGAGAGGAGCCATTAAAGGCAGATGAATCAGAGGCACGCCAACTATCAAAGAAAGATGAACTTTCAAAGACAAGAGAACCTTCTAAGATAGAAGaatctctgaaaacagaggaatcacCAAAGAAAGAGGAACATCCTGAGACAGACAAACATTTTAAGAGTGAGGAGTATCTAAAAACAGATgtacctccaaagaaagaagaactttttaagagagaggagccatcaaaaACAGATGAATCTTCAGAGGCAGGCCAACTTTCAAAGAAAGATGTACTTTCAAAGAAAGGAGAACCTATTAAGACAAAAGAATCTCTAAAAACAGAGGaatctctgaaaacagaggaatcaaCAAAGAAAGAGGAACCTCCTGAGACAGATAAACCTTCTAAGAGTGAGGAGCATCTAAAAACAGATGTACCTCCAAAGAAAGAACTTCCTGAGTTAAAGGAGCAATCAAAGACAAATGAATCTTCAGAGGCAGGCCAACTTTCAAAGAAAGATGAACTTTCAAAGACAGGAGAACCTTCTAAGGCAGAAAAatatctgaaaacagaggaacctCCAAAGAAGGAGGAACCTCCTGAGACTGACAAACCTTCTAAGAGTGAGGAGCATCTAATTACAGAG GCCAACTTTCAAAGACAGGAGAACCTTCTAAGACAGAAGAACCTCTGAAAACAGTGGAACCTACAATGAAAGAGCAACCTTCTAAGAGAGACAAACCTTCTAAGA aggaacctCTAA